GCCACGAGCCGCTGCGGCAGCTCAAAATCAAAGTCCGCCAGGCGCGGCGTTTTTTCGACGATATCAAATTCCATCGGTCCGACTGCCCGTCAAAACAGGGGTTGCTGGTGTGTTTTCTGCCCTACCGCAGGTGTCATGCCCAGGTAGGTGTAGGCCCGCTCCATTGCCACGCGGCCCCTGGGCGTGCGCTGCAGGAAACCCTCCTTGATGAGGAACGGTTCGTAGACTTCCTCAATGGTGCGTGAGGACTCGTGCAGAGCGACGGCCAGCGTCTCCACCCCAACCGGGCCGCCCTGAAAAGTATCTACCACCAGGGTGAGAATACGTCGATCCATGTCGTCGAGCCCCAACTCGTCAATGCCCATCCGCTGAAGCGCATTACGGGCCACCTCCAGCGTCAAATGCCCAGCACCATCCACCTCGGCGAAGTCCCGCGCGCGTCGCAGGATGCGATTGGCCAGCCGAGGCGTGCCCCGTGCTCGCCGGGCAATTTCGTTGGCGGCATCGGCATCCAGGCCGATCTCCAGCAGCTGAGCCGAGCGTATGAGCACCAGCTTGAGGTCCTCCGGGGAATAGAAGTCCAGCCGTTGAATGACGCCGAACCGGTCCCGTAGCGGCGATGTCAGATTGCCCAGCC
The window above is part of the Candidatus Neomarinimicrobiota bacterium genome. Proteins encoded here:
- the ruvB gene encoding Holliday junction branch migration DNA helicase RuvB; amino-acid sequence: MIESKLTAPEPIAEDTAAEKSLRPGKLEEFIGQDEVVANLQVYIESARRRNENLDHVLLFGPPGLGKTTLAYIIARELGVNMKTSSGPVLDRPADLAGILTNLADRDVFFVDEIHRINTAVEEYLYAAMEDYRIDIMLDKGPNARSVQLTLAPFTLIGATTRLGNLTSPLRDRFGVIQRLDFYSPEDLKLVLIRSAQLLEIGLDADAANEIARRARGTPRLANRILRRARDFAEVDGAGHLTLEVARNALQRMGIDELGLDDMDRRILTLVVDTFQGGPVGVETLAVALHESSRTIEEVYEPFLIKEGFLQRTPRGRVAMERAYTYLGMTPAVGQKTHQQPLF